The following proteins are encoded in a genomic region of Mycobacterium kiyosense:
- a CDS encoding putative cystathionine gamma-synthase, whose product MDNVSWQGFSTKAVHAGFVPDPLTGAVNVPIYASSTFAQDGVGELRGGYQYARAANPTRSALEQNLAALEGGGYARAFGSGMAATDCLLRAVLKPGDHLVLPNDAYGGTFRLIDKIFQRWGVEYSVASISDIDDVRAAVRPTTKLLLIETPTNPLLNIGDIAALAELAHASGAKLAVDNTFASPYLQQPLRLGADAVIHSTTKYIGGHSDVIGGALITSDETLDSEFAFLQNGAGAVPGPFDSFLTLRGVRTLALRMEQHCTNAERLVEMLVAHPKIEKVIYPGLTGHPGHKVAAKQMRRFGGMISVELVGGPEIARNFCSRTRIFTLAASLGGVESLVEYPAAMTHAANTGSELEVPANLVRLSVGIEDAGDLICDIEEALK is encoded by the coding sequence GTGGATAATGTGTCATGGCAGGGCTTCTCAACAAAGGCAGTCCATGCCGGGTTCGTTCCGGATCCGCTGACTGGTGCGGTGAACGTGCCGATTTATGCGAGTTCGACGTTCGCGCAAGATGGTGTAGGTGAACTGCGCGGGGGTTACCAGTATGCGCGGGCGGCGAACCCTACACGATCTGCGCTGGAGCAAAACCTCGCGGCACTGGAAGGGGGAGGGTACGCGCGGGCCTTTGGATCGGGCATGGCTGCGACGGATTGTCTTCTTCGTGCTGTCCTGAAACCGGGCGACCACTTGGTGCTCCCAAACGATGCCTACGGTGGGACCTTTCGGCTGATCGATAAAATCTTCCAGCGGTGGGGTGTCGAGTACAGCGTTGCTTCGATTAGCGATATCGATGATGTGCGCGCCGCAGTCAGGCCAACCACTAAGCTGCTATTGATCGAGACTCCCACCAACCCGCTTCTCAATATTGGTGACATTGCCGCACTTGCGGAGCTTGCTCACGCAAGTGGAGCTAAACTGGCCGTAGATAACACGTTCGCCTCGCCGTATTTGCAGCAGCCACTTAGACTTGGCGCAGATGCTGTCATACATTCCACTACCAAGTATATCGGTGGTCATTCTGATGTCATTGGTGGTGCGCTGATCACTAGCGACGAGACGCTTGACTCGGAATTCGCCTTCCTCCAGAACGGTGCGGGAGCTGTGCCGGGACCATTTGATAGCTTCCTAACTCTGCGTGGCGTGCGGACGCTCGCTTTGCGGATGGAACAGCACTGCACCAACGCAGAGCGATTGGTAGAGATGCTGGTTGCGCACCCGAAAATCGAGAAGGTGATTTACCCTGGCTTAACCGGTCACCCTGGGCATAAGGTGGCGGCTAAGCAGATGCGCCGATTCGGTGGAATGATTTCAGTTGAATTGGTTGGCGGCCCGGAAATTGCACGCAATTTTTGCTCACGAACTAGGATATTTACGCTGGCCGCCTCTCTCGGGGGTGTCGAATCGTTGGTCGAGTACCCCGCTGCGATGACCCATGCCGCGAACACGGGATCAGAACTTGAAGTGCCGGCGAATTTGGTGCGGCTGTCGGTTGGAATCGAAGATGCGGGCGATCTGATATGCGATATTGAAGAGGCGCTAAAGTGA
- the glyA gene encoding serine hydroxymethyltransferase: protein MSARFTGHRAYAPIDSTIDLLITEELDRQANTINLIAAANYLSPGVAAAMHPALESVHCEGYPGQRYHEGQAAADAIEQLAIDRACQLFGAEHANVQPYRGTMANLAAAMAVLKPNDSLLGLETAAGGHYSTGGPLHLIGRMFRVIPYGVTLETSEVDYKQIAAIARDERPRAIFCGDTSCPRLWNFEILRDIADDVGAVLIADISQSAGLIAGGAIPSPVTYADIVTAATYKTLRGPRAGLILSTKSFAKQVDRAVYPICQGGTNVRTLAGVAAALGEALTDAFKAYTLRVIENSRCLANELASWGFDLVSGGTDNHACLLNVGSMDVTGDVAANWLASAGILSNGNQIPNDPNPPRRPSGLRFGTAAVTTLGIGRSEVTEIAALIACILQNGGCPEKANEVRLQVAEIRNRFVNAGSHVLEAEGLD from the coding sequence ATGTCTGCGAGATTCACTGGCCATCGCGCTTATGCGCCCATCGATAGCACGATCGACCTCCTGATCACTGAGGAACTTGATCGGCAGGCAAACACGATAAATCTGATTGCGGCGGCTAACTACCTCAGTCCGGGCGTAGCGGCAGCGATGCATCCAGCGCTCGAATCCGTTCACTGCGAGGGCTACCCTGGCCAGAGGTATCACGAAGGTCAAGCAGCTGCGGATGCAATTGAACAGCTCGCGATTGACCGAGCATGCCAACTCTTCGGCGCGGAACATGCAAACGTACAGCCTTACCGTGGCACCATGGCGAATCTTGCCGCGGCTATGGCCGTATTAAAGCCCAACGATTCGCTGCTTGGACTGGAGACCGCAGCCGGAGGGCATTACTCTACAGGCGGCCCTCTTCACCTTATCGGACGTATGTTCCGTGTGATTCCATATGGAGTGACGCTTGAAACATCCGAGGTGGATTACAAGCAGATTGCGGCTATAGCACGAGACGAGCGTCCGCGGGCCATATTCTGTGGTGACACGTCTTGTCCGCGATTATGGAATTTCGAGATTTTGCGCGATATCGCGGACGATGTCGGAGCTGTACTAATTGCTGATATATCCCAGTCGGCCGGGCTAATTGCGGGAGGTGCGATACCCAGTCCCGTAACCTATGCGGACATCGTTACGGCAGCTACATATAAGACACTACGCGGACCGCGCGCCGGTTTAATCCTATCGACAAAAAGTTTCGCAAAACAGGTAGATCGCGCCGTGTATCCGATTTGTCAGGGTGGCACCAATGTTAGGACCCTCGCGGGCGTCGCGGCAGCACTTGGAGAGGCGCTCACCGACGCGTTTAAGGCATACACTCTCCGAGTCATCGAAAACAGTCGTTGTTTGGCCAACGAGTTAGCTTCGTGGGGATTTGACCTTGTTAGTGGTGGGACTGATAACCACGCGTGCCTTCTGAACGTCGGATCGATGGATGTCACCGGGGATGTCGCAGCCAATTGGCTTGCGTCTGCGGGTATCTTGTCTAATGGGAATCAGATACCGAACGACCCGAACCCTCCGCGCCGCCCTAGTGGTCTTCGATTCGGGACCGCGGCTGTCACTACACTTGGCATAGGACGTTCAGAGGTTACGGAAATCGCAGCACTGATCGCATGCATACTTCAGAACGGTGGATGTCCGGAGAAAGCAAATGAAGTTCGGCTACAGGTAGCAGAGATTCGCAATCGATTTGTCAATGCCGGGAGCCACGTTCTCGAGGCGGAGGGGCTGGACTGA
- a CDS encoding acyl-CoA dehydrogenase — MTSFTPTLQKRAAMLAEIASGAAHRERHGIDPREQVEMVRDSGLTALTLDPALGGPGGTIGDLVSFIIELAEADPIVAHILRSHYLQVRQISRLPDGPIRDRWAAELAAGKIFGNATSERDGALGTYQYATKLVSSGSGWLLSGAKFYSTGTAYADWVTVVAQLDEDQVVRVNLPLDRPGIEVLDDWDGIGQHRTGTGTTQFTDVWVTEDDFLNVTSPKVERIASDVPLMQLYLQAIMAGILRTVVSDATDLLRSRTRTFDHAPSQSPRRDPLLLETIGKLASTAYIAEAAVLSATSHIDAAYASERTGNPDSELFARASLAAAQVKVHVDEAGLSAASAIFNVGGASSASRAKNLDRHWRNIRTLTLHNPTSYKAVAIGDHVVNGTALPANGYF, encoded by the coding sequence ATGACTAGCTTCACGCCAACTCTGCAGAAGCGCGCCGCGATGCTCGCGGAGATCGCTTCAGGGGCTGCTCACCGAGAACGCCACGGGATAGACCCTCGCGAACAAGTTGAAATGGTCCGTGATAGTGGATTGACCGCTCTAACACTAGATCCAGCGCTTGGCGGCCCGGGTGGCACCATCGGCGATCTTGTAAGTTTCATCATCGAGTTGGCTGAGGCTGACCCAATTGTCGCTCACATCCTGCGGTCCCATTATTTGCAAGTGCGACAAATCTCACGGCTCCCTGATGGCCCAATCCGGGATCGGTGGGCCGCAGAACTGGCCGCGGGCAAGATCTTCGGTAATGCCACCAGCGAAAGAGACGGCGCCCTGGGCACGTACCAGTATGCGACCAAGTTAGTCTCGTCAGGTTCTGGATGGCTATTGTCTGGTGCGAAGTTCTACAGCACGGGTACGGCATATGCAGACTGGGTGACTGTGGTGGCGCAGCTAGATGAAGACCAGGTCGTCCGGGTGAACCTACCGCTGGACCGGCCAGGGATCGAAGTACTGGATGACTGGGATGGTATCGGACAGCACCGAACTGGAACAGGCACTACACAGTTCACCGATGTGTGGGTCACTGAAGATGACTTTCTCAATGTGACCAGCCCCAAGGTCGAGCGGATTGCCTCTGACGTCCCGTTGATGCAGCTGTATTTGCAAGCGATCATGGCCGGGATCCTGCGCACAGTGGTCAGTGACGCAACTGATTTGCTCAGGTCACGTACTCGTACATTCGACCATGCACCTTCGCAAAGTCCAAGGCGAGACCCTCTGCTCCTGGAAACAATCGGCAAACTTGCCTCGACTGCGTATATTGCTGAGGCCGCAGTACTCTCGGCTACATCGCATATCGACGCAGCCTACGCGAGCGAGCGTACTGGTAATCCTGATTCCGAACTGTTCGCTCGCGCGTCCCTCGCAGCGGCACAGGTAAAAGTGCATGTGGACGAGGCCGGACTCTCCGCAGCTAGCGCGATTTTCAACGTAGGCGGAGCGTCGTCCGCGAGCCGTGCGAAGAATCTGGATAGGCATTGGCGCAATATTCGGACGCTCACTTTACATAATCCAACGTCTTATAAGGCCGTTGCCATTGGCGATCACGTCGTGAATGGAACGGCCTTACCCGCCAATGGGTACTTCTGA